The following are encoded in a window of Kogia breviceps isolate mKogBre1 chromosome 10, mKogBre1 haplotype 1, whole genome shotgun sequence genomic DNA:
- the MOBP gene encoding myelin-associated oligodendrocyte basic protein isoform X3 has translation MSQKVVKEGPRLSKNQKFSEHFSIHCCPPFTFLNSKREIVDRKYSICKSGCFYQKKEEDWICCACQKTSTSRRATSPQRPKRQPAAPPAVVRAPAKPPAKPRSPPRSERQPRPRPEVRTPPAKQRPPQKPKQQPRSSPQRGPGTSRGGSPNKASRF, from the exons ATGAGTCAGAAAGTGGTTAAGGAGGGCCCCAGACTCTCCAAGAACCAGAAGTTCTCGGAGCACTTCAGCATACATTGCTGCCCGCCGTTCACCTTCCTCAACTCCAAACGCGAGATTGTGGACCGCAAGTATAGCATCTGTAAAAGTGGCTGCTTCTaccagaagaaagaggaggactgGATCTGCTGTGCCTGCCAGAAGACCAG CACCAGCCGCCGCGCAACGTCCCCTCAGAGGCCCAAGCGCCAGCCAGCTGCACCCCCCGCGGTGGTCAGAGCACCGGCCAAGCCACCGGCCAAGCCACGGTCCCCTCCGAGGTCTGAACGTCAGCCACGCCCCCGCCCAGAAGTCCGAACTCCACCAGCCAAGCAGCGCCCCCCTCAGAAGCCCAAGCAGCAGCCGCGCAGCAGCCCCCAGAGAGGGCCAGGCACCAGCCGTGGGGGGTCCCCCAACAAAGCCTCTAGGTTCTG A
- the MOBP gene encoding myelin-associated oligodendrocyte basic protein isoform X2 — MSQKVVKEGPRLSKNQKFSEHFSIHCCPPFTFLNSKREIVDRKYSICKSGCFYQKKEEDWICCACQKTSTSRRATSPQRPKRQPAAPPAVVRAPAKPPAKPRSPPRSERQPRPRPEVRTPPAKQRPPQKPKQQPRSSPQRGPGTSRGGSPNKASRFW; from the exons ATGAGTCAGAAAGTGGTTAAGGAGGGCCCCAGACTCTCCAAGAACCAGAAGTTCTCGGAGCACTTCAGCATACATTGCTGCCCGCCGTTCACCTTCCTCAACTCCAAACGCGAGATTGTGGACCGCAAGTATAGCATCTGTAAAAGTGGCTGCTTCTaccagaagaaagaggaggactgGATCTGCTGTGCCTGCCAGAAGACCAG CACCAGCCGCCGCGCAACGTCCCCTCAGAGGCCCAAGCGCCAGCCAGCTGCACCCCCCGCGGTGGTCAGAGCACCGGCCAAGCCACCGGCCAAGCCACGGTCCCCTCCGAGGTCTGAACGTCAGCCACGCCCCCGCCCAGAAGTCCGAACTCCACCAGCCAAGCAGCGCCCCCCTCAGAAGCCCAAGCAGCAGCCGCGCAGCAGCCCCCAGAGAGGGCCAGGCACCAGCCGTGGGGGGTCCCCCAACAAAGCCTCTAGGTTCTGGTAA
- the MOBP gene encoding myelin-associated oligodendrocyte basic protein isoform X1, producing the protein MSQKVVKEGPRLSKNQKFSEHFSIHCCPPFTFLNSKREIVDRKYSICKSGCFYQKKEEDWICCACQKTSTSRRATSPQRPKRQPAAPPAVVRAPAKPPAKPRSPPRSERQPRPRPEVRTPPAKQRPPQKPKQQPRSSPQRGPGTSRGGSPNKASRLKRRTKPTPRKK; encoded by the exons ATGAGTCAGAAAGTGGTTAAGGAGGGCCCCAGACTCTCCAAGAACCAGAAGTTCTCGGAGCACTTCAGCATACATTGCTGCCCGCCGTTCACCTTCCTCAACTCCAAACGCGAGATTGTGGACCGCAAGTATAGCATCTGTAAAAGTGGCTGCTTCTaccagaagaaagaggaggactgGATCTGCTGTGCCTGCCAGAAGACCAG CACCAGCCGCCGCGCAACGTCCCCTCAGAGGCCCAAGCGCCAGCCAGCTGCACCCCCCGCGGTGGTCAGAGCACCGGCCAAGCCACCGGCCAAGCCACGGTCCCCTCCGAGGTCTGAACGTCAGCCACGCCCCCGCCCAGAAGTCCGAACTCCACCAGCCAAGCAGCGCCCCCCTCAGAAGCCCAAGCAGCAGCCGCGCAGCAGCCCCCAGAGAGGGCCAGGCACCAGCCGTGGGGGGTCCCCCAACAAAGCCTCTAG ATTGAAAAGGAGGACCAAGCCGACCCCTCGGAAGAAGTGA